The DNA sequence CTTGCTATGATGTTCATACTGCTGCCCCGGGCCGCTGTTTCAGCCCGTCGGATCAACGAAGTCCTGGATACTGAACCTGCCATCGTGAGTGGCCGTCACACGGAAGGTTTGCCCGGTGAGACTGGTACGGTAGAATTCAGTCACGTCAGTTTTCAATATCCCGGAGCTGCCGAGTACGTTCTCCAGGATGTCAGCTTTACCGCGAAGCAGGGAGAAACTGTGGCCTTTATCGGATCTACCGGAAGCGGCAAAAGTACCCTGATTAATCTGATTCCACGCTTTTTTGATGCCACAGAAGGTGAAGTCCGGATTGACGGTGTCAATGTCAAAGACTATGCCCTGAATGCGTTATACAACAAAATCGGTTATGTGCCGCAAAAGGCAGCTCTGTTTATGGGATCGGTTTCCTTCAATGTGAATTACGGTGAGAACGGCAAGATGCCAGCAAGCGAAGAAGAGGTAAAAAAAGCGGTTGCCATTGCCCAGGGAACGGATTTTGTGGAAACGATGGATGGACAATATGAGGCATCCATCGCTCAGAGCGGCAGCAATCTCTCGGGCGGTCAGAAACAGCGTCTTGCCATCGCACGGGCGATCTGCCGAAAACCGGAAATCTATATCTTCGATGACAGTTTTTCAGCCCTGGACTACAAGACTGACCGTGTTCTGCGAACAGCTCTGCAGAAAGAAACCGCCGGTGTCACCAGTCTCATCGTGGCTCAGCGGATTGGCACCATCATGGATGCGGACCGGATTATCGTCCTGGATGAAGGTCGCGTCGTGGGTTCTGGCACCCATAAGGAACTACTGGAGAAATGCCAGGTCTATCGAGAAATCGCCATGTCCCAACTTAGTGAAGAGGAGCTTGTTTCATGAGTAAAAATACAGAAAAACGCCCCGGCTCCAACGGCCGCTTCGGAATGGGGCCAGGAATGGGCGGCTCCGTTGAAAAAGCCAGAGACTTTAAGGGCACCTGGAAAAAGCTGATCCACTACATGAAATCGTATGTCCCGGTTATCATCATTTCATTGCTCGCTGCTGCCATTGGCACTGTTCTGCAGATTGTTGGTCCGGACGTGCTGAAGGACATTACCAATGAGATCGCCAAAGGACTGCCTGCCCTGATCAATGGCAAGCCAGTTCTGGGAAAGATGGACATGAGCGCAATTCAGAACCTGGTGATGTTGCTTGTTTTCTTCTATGCAGGCGCCGCTTTGCTTGGGTTTGCCCAGAGTTTCATTATGGCCACTGTGACCCAGAAAATTTCAAAAGCACTGCGTACTGACATCGCACAGAAAATCAACCGTCTTCCCCTGCGCTATTTTGACAAAGTCAGCTATGGCGATGTCCTGAGCCGCGTAACCAATGACGTGGACGCCATTGGTCAGACAATGAACCAGAGTATTGGCACCCTGGTTACCTCCGTCACCATGTTTATCGGAGCTTTGATCATGATGTTCTACACGAACTGGATCCTGGCATTGACAGCTGTGGCAGCCAGTGTGATCGGTTTTGCCCTCATGATCCTGATTATGAAGAAATCACAGAGTTTTTTCAGTGCGCAGCAAAAGGAACTGGGCAGCATTAATGGGCACATTGAAGAAATCTATTCCAACCACAATGTCGTTAAAGTTTACAATGGAGGGAATGCTGCCAAGCAGACCTTTGAGGCAATCAACACCAACCTGTATACCAGTGCCTGGAAATCTCAGTTTTTCTCCGGACTGATGATGCCCCTCATGCAGTTTATCGGCAACCTGGGTTATGTGGCTGTCTGTGTCGTTGGAGCAGCCCTGGCGCTGGACGGCAAAATCAGTTTTGGCGTTATCGTGGCATTCATGCTGTATATCCGGCTATTCACTCAGCCCCTCTCACAAATGGCTCAGGCGGCAAACAATCTGCAGCGCACCGCTGCTGCCGGGGAGCGAGTTTTTGAGTTCCTGGGTGAACCGGAACTGGCCGATGAAAGCGAGAAGGTCAAAGCACTCCAGGGGATCCGGGGAGACGTCGAATTCAGGCATGTCCGTTTCGGCTATGACCCGGACAAG is a window from the Clostridiaceae bacterium HFYG-1003 genome containing:
- a CDS encoding ABC transporter ATP-binding protein/permease, with the translated sequence MSKNTEKRPGSNGRFGMGPGMGGSVEKARDFKGTWKKLIHYMKSYVPVIIISLLAAAIGTVLQIVGPDVLKDITNEIAKGLPALINGKPVLGKMDMSAIQNLVMLLVFFYAGAALLGFAQSFIMATVTQKISKALRTDIAQKINRLPLRYFDKVSYGDVLSRVTNDVDAIGQTMNQSIGTLVTSVTMFIGALIMMFYTNWILALTAVAASVIGFALMILIMKKSQSFFSAQQKELGSINGHIEEIYSNHNVVKVYNGGNAAKQTFEAINTNLYTSAWKSQFFSGLMMPLMQFIGNLGYVAVCVVGAALALDGKISFGVIVAFMLYIRLFTQPLSQMAQAANNLQRTAAAGERVFEFLGEPELADESEKVKALQGIRGDVEFRHVRFGYDPDKTIIHDFSASISAGQKVAIVGPTGAGKTTMVNLLMRFYDLDGGEILLDKIPIDSVPRENVHEQFCMVLQDSWLFEGSIKENIIYSKEGVADEDVISACKTVGLHHFIKTLPDGYDTILNEKASLSEGQKQLITIARAMIQNAPLLILDEATSSVDTRTERIVQTAMDGLTVGRTSFVIAHRLSTIKNADLILVMKDGDIIESGNHKELLDRNGFYADLYNSQFELAV